A genome region from Sebastes umbrosus isolate fSebUmb1 chromosome 22, fSebUmb1.pri, whole genome shotgun sequence includes the following:
- the LOC119481698 gene encoding claudin domain-containing protein 1-like, with amino-acid sequence MVDNRYATALVISCVLSILATVYLSVAVGTQHWYQYSSPTVRGEANVSELRLLYEEFKDGEFDEKTYSDTLFRLNGTVGLWWRCVLVPANAHWYKEPDAKMMLECRSFTLPQQFTPKYKEPGNHNSGEDMLRTYLWRCQFVLPLASLGLVVLAGLTGFCACLCRSLTPTLGIGVLHLLAGLCTLATVCCYLAGMDLLHRVSMLPDKVDGSLGWSLYLALISSPLHMMAAALLVWAARSHSQNYYRMTAYRVA; translated from the exons ATGGTAGACAACCGCTACGCCACAGCTCTGGTGATCTCCTGCGTGCTGAGCATCCTGGCCACCGTGTACCTGTCGGTGGCCGTCGGCACGCAGCACTGGTACCAGTACAGCAGCCCCACGGTGCGAGGAGAGGCCAACGTGTCCGAGCTGCGCCTCCTGTACGAGGAGTTCAAGGACGgagagtttgatgagaagaCATACAGCGACACGTTGTTCCGCCTCAACGGCACCGTGGGCCTCTGGTGGAGGTGCGTGCTCGTGCCTGCCAACGCGCACTGGTACAAAGAGCCAG ATGCCAAGATGATGCTGGAGTGTCGAAGCTTCACTCTACCTCAGCAGTTCACTCCCAAGTATAAAGAACCAGGCAACCACAACAGTGGAGAGGACATGCTGCGCACCT atTTGTGGAGGTGCCAGTTTGTGCTGCCACTGGCGTCCTTGGGTCTGGTGGTGTTGGCAGGCCTGACTGGGTTCTGTGCATGCCTCTGCCGAAGCCTCACCCCCACCCTCGGCATAGGAGTACTTCACCTGCTGGCTG GCCTCTGCACCTTAGCCACGGTGTGCTGCTACCTGGCTGGGATGGACCTGCTCCACAGGGTGTCGATGCTGCCTGATAAGGTGGATGGCTCGCTGGGCTGGTCACTCTACTTGGCGCTCATTTCCTCGCCGCTCCACATGATGGCCGCTGCGCTGCTGGTGTGGGCGGCACGCAGCCACAGTCAGAACTACTACCGCATGACCGCCTACCGGGTGGCATAG